The Macadamia integrifolia cultivar HAES 741 chromosome 3, SCU_Mint_v3, whole genome shotgun sequence genome segment CTAAAATCACATACAAGTTATTTTTGGTACATTAGGTATACCggccacctcttcttcttcttgctccaAGGTaattccttcatcttctttctcataGACTCCTTCAATGAAAAATAGCTTTTTACACCTATGGCATGGTACAAATTGCTTATTGCAATTGTAGCAAAGCCCTTTTGCTCTCCTTACCTGCATCTCCCTAGTGATAAGCCTTTTTGTAGGAATAGGAGTAGTATTTGAGGTCTCCTTTAAGTTTGCAGTAGGCGTACGGTTCTCAAAAGGTAAGACAGCATGCCTCTGAGAAACATTGCAAGACTCATATAAATGAGCCAACCCGATTGCTGTTGAGAGTGTAGAAGGTTGTCCCGCCAATACATCAGCCCTGATGTTATCTTTGAGTCTACTAACGAAACAACTTACTTGTCTATTAGGAGGAAGTTGTCCCACCTTGGATAATAATTTCTCAAACTTCAATTGGTATTCACATACAGTACCCATCTATTGCAATTTAGccatttccccaaaaaagtcTTGAAATTGGGAAGGGCCAAACCGCTGATGAATTCCTTCACAGAAGACTCTCCATGATACATCTCCTTCATCTTGTTTGAACAACTGATACCATAACAGTGCATCACCCTCCAAATGAAAGGATGCCAGTgctaccctctttttttttcactaaaggctcaagagattttattaatgaggaaaaagaatAGAGATATCAAAGGAAATTTTTGACCCCACCTTCgtcattgccatcaacagggaaaaaaaaCACCAATTACAATAGACTAATGACTAGagtaggaaaaaagaaaaaataacgtCCAAATCTTTTTCAGACTGAAAGGATATCTTGAATCTCACACCTGGCATCTTGAATGTCCcgtttaattttttcaaaaatttggacGAAAGAGTGATGAGAATCATCATGGTATCTGATATTTCTTTCTCTCCAAATATTGTCCGAAATCACCACAAGTCCTATGGACCAAACATCTTTCATCGAAAGAGTTCTTCTTTTTCCCACCCACCACTGGGATAACTGATGAAGATCAATAGGCCTAGGCCAAGTTATACCAAAACACTCCAagtattttttccatatttccatGGAGAAGGAGCAGTGTAAAAATATGTGGTTGAAGGATTCAGCATCTAATCCACAGAGGCAGCACTTTNNNNNNNNNNNNNNNNNNNNGGTAGTATCCTCTTCTCCCATATATCGTGGGAAAGCGAGTTTAACCAATTTAAGAGTGTAAGTCTACTGAGTAGAAGAAGTTCGGTTGACTGGATTTGAAGGAAAGGTATTCTACTTCACATTTTGTGTAAAGGCCCTTGAACTTTCTCCAGTCTCCAACTCTACTTTTGAAGGCTGAGAAGTAACTTTCTCAAAGTACTCACTAAGCCTTGCAAGAACTTCTTGATTGCTATGGCCGATTAGGAGGAGCCAACCTCAATTCTCAAGggagaaaaattagggtttccaaTCTGCAATTCCACCTTCACATTCCATAGTAAATAATTACAGTTGGAAGTTGTAACTTACCCCACTACTCACCCATTACAAACTACTACCCATAATCAACTTACATATGATAACAACCGATACAACATAACTACTTACATATGATAATAAAACCCTAACATAACATGACACGTGATAAGAAAAACCaaactctcacatgtgataataccCTTAGACCCTTACACATGAAATAACCCTAGGCACGTAACAagatatatatacataagagATTCGATCAACTTTAACATGAAGAGAAATCAAATTCTAATCTAATGATAATAAGCTATGGCAGCATAAAAGGTCTGTATGAAAGTGAAGGCGAGGAGAGTTATGGCAGCAACGAGTGATATGAATGACCATGGAGAATTGAAATAGTTACGCATCAGGCTTGCCTTCCATTTATGACATCGTATATTATAGTAGTGCTCCAGTCTAATGCGGACAGGGACAGTATCCCAAAAAGGTACCGCGAcatctttgagaagatttttAAATAATCGAGACACCTCAGTTGGGTCGCCAAGCATGGACTCAATAATTCCATTCTTCTGTAGCAAATCAACATCCTCGCGAGAATCGATGAGACCATCCATGAAGGCTGCATACTCCGTGATTTTACTATAGTCATCAATGAATTGCTCGTAGGCGACGAGGTTTCGGAGGATAATCTCTGTTCCATGGTCAATCATTATACCTGGTATCGTCAGAACTCCCGTGTCGTTGTTGAATTTTATCTTCGTCAAGCTTGTGGGATTTTTGTTCTTCCTGAACTTGACACTGGCCTTATCGAGCTCTGTCGCACACCGGATACGTGGTGCCCTATGAACTTCCTTTGGAGGATCTCCCACTAGGCACAACCAGCGGGCCCAAGCTGCCGCTGCTGGTGGTACAAAACGCAAACACGActtgttattattcttatttccACCATTGATGATCTCCGCctgtcttcttttttctttttctttttttggggtaagTATCTCCGCCTGTCGAGTTGTAGATGGGATGAGTGATCGTCGTACAAAATCAAGCAAATGCTTTGGTCTGTTCTTATCACGGGAGGAGTTATCAATTTTGTCGTTGTCCTTGATAAGGAGCATCCCCGAAATATTAGGCACAAAGTAATTTCAAATAAGATTATAGAGCGCAGTCCATGCATCAGCTTCATTAATGAATAGTCCGTACAATGCCTCGAGAACAAAGATTGGGAGCTGATTTTCAACCAAAATCAGGTCCAG includes the following:
- the LOC122074194 gene encoding uncharacterized protein LOC122074194; protein product: MLLIKDNDKIDNSSRDKNRPKHLLDFVRRSLIPSTTRQAEILTPKKEKEKRRQAEIINGGNKNNNKSCLRFVPPAAAAWARWLCLVGDPPKEVHRAPRIRCATELDKASVKFRKNKNPTSLTKIKFNNDTGVLTIPGIMIDHGTEIILRNLVAYEQFIDDYSKITEYAAFMDGLIDSREDVDLLQKNGIIESMLGDPTEVSRLFKNLLKDVAVPFWDTVPVRIRLEHYYNIRCHKWKASLMRNYFNSPWSFISLVAAITLLAFTFIQTFYAAIAYYH